The following coding sequences are from one Chitinimonas sp. BJYL2 window:
- a CDS encoding TolC family outer membrane protein produces MQRYALRALTAAILFAAGSNAMAADLLQVYQEAKKYDATFAASESAYRAGQEKTNQARALWMPQVSVASSYNNVRTDTEALLPNNATRDVKNSGDTYGYTVTASQPIYRAGVSVGASQLREQARLAEVNFAAARQDLILRVAQAYFDVLYAQDNLEFVRAQKDAVSQQLAQAKKSFEVGVATITDTHEAQAKYDGIVASEIAAQNDYMVKQNAFLQLTGVPAEGLVPLAAKMPATPPTPADINDWVARAESKSLAIEGQRGALAIAEAEIEKYRLHRQPTLDLVAQYGESWNKGGLAAARGSNSNLTSTLGVQLNIPIFTGGNTSSKLRETLALRDQAQSNLEAARRSTAQTTKQAYLGVQAGAAQIKALEQALVSSQSSLDSTKLGREVGVRTTLDLLNAQQQYFSTKRDLARARYDYLLNELKLSAATGELTEKELDAVNARLAR; encoded by the coding sequence ATGCAACGCTACGCACTGCGCGCCCTGACTGCGGCGATCCTGTTTGCCGCCGGCTCGAACGCCATGGCAGCCGATCTGCTGCAGGTTTATCAGGAAGCCAAGAAATACGATGCCACCTTTGCGGCATCGGAGTCGGCCTATCGTGCCGGCCAGGAAAAAACCAACCAGGCACGCGCCTTGTGGATGCCACAGGTCAGCGTAGCCAGCTCCTACAACAACGTCCGTACCGATACCGAAGCCTTGTTGCCTAACAACGCAACACGGGACGTGAAGAACTCGGGCGACACCTATGGCTATACCGTCACGGCCAGCCAGCCGATCTACCGCGCTGGCGTTAGCGTGGGCGCCAGCCAGCTACGCGAACAGGCCCGCCTTGCCGAGGTAAACTTTGCCGCGGCCCGCCAGGATCTGATCCTGCGCGTGGCGCAAGCCTATTTCGATGTGCTGTACGCGCAGGACAACCTGGAGTTCGTCCGCGCGCAGAAGGATGCCGTGTCGCAACAATTGGCCCAGGCCAAGAAGAGCTTTGAGGTCGGCGTTGCCACGATTACCGATACGCACGAGGCACAAGCCAAATACGACGGCATCGTCGCCAGTGAAATCGCCGCCCAGAACGATTACATGGTCAAGCAGAACGCGTTCTTGCAGCTGACCGGTGTGCCGGCCGAAGGGCTGGTGCCGCTGGCCGCCAAAATGCCTGCCACGCCGCCCACCCCGGCCGATATCAACGATTGGGTGGCGCGCGCCGAAAGCAAGAGTCTGGCGATTGAGGGGCAGCGCGGCGCGCTGGCCATTGCCGAGGCCGAGATCGAGAAGTACCGCCTGCACCGTCAGCCCACGCTGGATCTGGTAGCCCAGTACGGTGAGTCCTGGAACAAGGGTGGCTTGGCTGCTGCACGTGGCAGCAATAGCAACCTGACGTCCACGCTGGGCGTGCAGCTGAACATCCCGATCTTTACCGGCGGCAATACCAGCTCCAAGCTGCGCGAGACCCTGGCCCTACGCGATCAGGCGCAATCAAATCTGGAAGCCGCCCGCCGCAGCACCGCCCAGACCACCAAGCAAGCCTATCTGGGCGTGCAGGCCGGTGCTGCGCAGATCAAGGCGCTGGAGCAGGCGCTGGTTTCCTCGCAAAGCTCGCTCGATTCGACCAAGCTGGGTCGTGAGGTGGGCGTGCGCACCACGCTGGATCTGCTCAATGCCCAACAGCAATATTTCTCGACCAAGCGCGATCTG